TTTTTATGGATCGGTTTTTTATTTTTAGGAGGAAAAATAAATGGCTAGGATTGCATCGCAAAGTAAAGGTGGATTTTACGCAACACCAGAAGGACAATTATCACTTATATTACCTCACCTTCAGATTAATCAAGATGAGGAAACTGAAGTAATAAATCTATTAGATCCTTGTGCTGGTGAAGGGAAGGCTCTTAAACAGATTTCTCAGTATCTACAAACGTATGACGTAGCAGTTGCAAGCTTTGGTGTAGAGCTTGAAAAATCTAGAGCAAAAAAAGCTGAGGAACTATTAGATGTTGTCATAAATGAGGGATATGAATCGATAAGGACGGAACCTAAATATAGTTTGTTATGGCTTAACCCTCCTTACGATGAAGTAGTGTGCGTTGTTCCTAGACAATCTGTTTAGAAATAAGCAGTAAAACTAGGGGGTAAATCAAATTGTAAAGATTTATCTAACTTTATACCTGAATTGAATGGTGTAATTCCATTCCAGATTGAATGTTGGCAATCTAGCTCTAATATCCGACATGCAAAATAAGGATGCCTTTATCTTGTATGAAGCTCGGTGAAAAGCGGGAAAACAGACCTGAGAAGCGGTTAGTGAAGTACGCGAGAGGCTAAAAGTCACTATGCTTACGAACAGGAACCTTCTACGACGCCTCGTTACGTAGACCTGCTCGAACATGAAGAGTTTGGCTCCCACAGTGGAGTTCAGTCGTGGTAGATAAAGGACTTCGTTATTCTACTACATTTAACCTCTAAAGGTTATTTGTCATAAGTCCCCCAACAATGGACAAAATGACGACTGACGGGGTAAAGAAGGAAGCTAAGGTGACCACATTAAAGCTAAGGTATAAGGAACAGCGGAGGCTCGATAGGAAATGTAAAGGAAGGCATATTCCAATGTTCCTCGATGGTAGGAAATGACCATCTAAATCGAGTGGCAGCAGCCTGTAGTAATGATGAAACATCTGTAATAGATGTGGAGTGAAGGGGCATAGTCTATATCTATTTAGTTCAAACCCTAACAGTTATGGAAGCCGTTGTGCGTAACTGACTAAACCATTAAACGGTTAATCTCTGAAAAAAAGGGGTGAAGCCGATGGTACAAAAACTTAACTATCCAAATACAGAATTAGAATTTCGCACTCTACAAGATAAAATGTACCAAATTACAAAGGATTGTCTTGATAAAAATGAACCAGTTAGCTTTAAAGGATTATTAGAAATAATATCATCCGAAGCGGTTATACTATCCGCCATCCACAGAATAAAAAGAAACAAAGGAAGTAAAACACCTGGGGTGGATGGTAAAAATATAAACGATTTAATCCAGCTCCCTTATGAAGAGGTTATCAAGTTGGTAAAAGATAAACTTACAAACTATAAACCTCATAAGATCAGAAGGGTGCATATACCTAAAGGTGGTTCTAATGAGGTGAGACCACTAGGTATACCTACAATGATAGACAGAATTATTCAGGAATGTATCAAAAGCGTAATTGAACCAATTATCGAGGCTCAGTTTTTCAGACATTCATACGGGTTCCGCCCTATGCGAGATACCCATATGGCAATGGAGAGGATTAAGGATATCGTGTACAAAACGGGATTCCACTGGTTTGTAGAAGGGGATATTAGCAAATTTTTCGATAACGTAAACCATACCATACTTATTAAACGATTATGGGGTATGGGGATACGTGACAGAAGAGTATTAATGATAATAAAAAGTATGCTTAAAGCTGGCATACTTAATGAACTCCAAACCAGTGAAATAGGAACACCTCAAGGGTCGGTGATTTCTCCACTCCTAGGTAATGTTTACCTAGATGCTATGGATAAATGGATAACTAGAGAGTGGGAAAATAAGCAGACCAAACACAAATATTCGAGTAACCAAAATCGTTTTAAAGCATTACGAACTAGAGGCAACTTTAAAGAAGTTTACCTAGTCCGATATGCTGATGATTGGGTTTTGATTACTAATTCCAAACGAAACGCTGAGGTGTGGAAATGGAGAGTCTCCAAATTCCTTAAAGATAGATTAAAGCTTACATTGTCGGATAAGAAAACTGTCATCACCAATATTCGTAGGAAAGCAATTAAATTCGTTGGGTTTGAATTCAAAATTATCAGAGGCAAATCAAAGAATGGTTATATATCAAGAGTGAGTCCTAATAAAGAAAGGCTTCGGAAGAAAATCAACGAGATTAAAAAAGAAGCTCATAAACTCAGATTTTCTAAAACGAATCTGGCACATCACTTTAATCTTATCAACTCAAAGATTAGAGGCTTAATAGAGTATTACACTCCTGCTAACACTGTAAATGTTGAATTGCAAAACTACCAACATAGTCTCCATAACAAAGCTCTGAAATCATTGCAGAGAAGGAGGACAAGAGGTAAAAATGCTCACAAGTTTTGGGAGTTGCTACCCGCTAATGAAGTGGACAATTTACGGTCTGTACATAGCCGTTACAAGACCAAA
The window above is part of the Metabacillus sp. B2-18 genome. Proteins encoded here:
- the ltrA gene encoding group II intron reverse transcriptase/maturase; its protein translation is MVQKLNYPNTELEFRTLQDKMYQITKDCLDKNEPVSFKGLLEIISSEAVILSAIHRIKRNKGSKTPGVDGKNINDLIQLPYEEVIKLVKDKLTNYKPHKIRRVHIPKGGSNEVRPLGIPTMIDRIIQECIKSVIEPIIEAQFFRHSYGFRPMRDTHMAMERIKDIVYKTGFHWFVEGDISKFFDNVNHTILIKRLWGMGIRDRRVLMIIKSMLKAGILNELQTSEIGTPQGSVISPLLGNVYLDAMDKWITREWENKQTKHKYSSNQNRFKALRTRGNFKEVYLVRYADDWVLITNSKRNAEVWKWRVSKFLKDRLKLTLSDKKTVITNIRRKAIKFVGFEFKIIRGKSKNGYISRVSPNKERLRKKINEIKKEAHKLRFSKTNLAHHFNLINSKIRGLIEYYTPANTVNVELQNYQHSLHNKALKSLQRRRTRGKNAHKFWELLPANEVDNLRSVHSRYKTKILVIKADNMKIGLTSLAFSKWEMPPLKNQKETPYSIEGRELYRKRTNKKPVLARADELLSTHLSAVLAFNRPGNRYNFEYFLNRAYAFNRDKGKCRICGGLVSTYDVTIHHIRPNLPIDEVNKVSELATVHEKCHAMIHDKKDYSLLNTKVWKKIKVFREKLGALNY
- a CDS encoding DUF6094 domain-containing protein — its product is MARIASQSKGGFYATPEGQLSLILPHLQINQDEETEVINLLDPCAGEGKALKQISQYLQTYDVAVASFGVELEKSRAKKAEELLDVVINEGYESIRTEPKYSLLWLNPPYDEVVCVVPRQSV